The following are encoded together in the Labeo rohita strain BAU-BD-2019 chromosome 17, IGBB_LRoh.1.0, whole genome shotgun sequence genome:
- the mrpl35 gene encoding 39S ribosomal protein L35, mitochondrial, whose amino-acid sequence MAATLTRGLSGLLRPLSVLGRDCLRLTQTARFSAVVQRHVCKPLPAAHPTASLQQTSLLNRVTPLIPSLMLQPVRNLTYYSLRKGKRKSVKSVVQRFLRLHCGLWVRRKAGYKKKLWKKSAARKKRLREHVFCNKTQCKLLDKMTTPYWKRRNWYLNDPYQKYHDRVNLKV is encoded by the exons ATGGCGGCCACCTTGACGAGAGGTCTGTCAG GTTTGCTGAGACCGCTGTCGGTTTTAGGCAGAGACTGTCTCAGACTCACACAGACAGCTCGCTTCTCAGCTGTAGTACAGAGACATGTCTGTAAACCACTGCCTGCTGCTCATCCCACTGCTTCACTCCAACAGACCAGCCTGCTCAATCG AGTAACGCCCCTCATCccttcactgatgctccagccGGTCAGGAACTTGACATACTACAGTCTGAGGAAAGGCAAGAGGAAGTCTGTCAAGTCGGTTGTTCAAAGGTTTCTCAGGCTACACTGTGGTCTGTGGGTGAGGAGAAAG GCTGGATATAAGAAAAAGCTGTGGAAGAAGTCAGCAGCCCGCAAGAAGCGCCTCAGAGAACATGTATTCTGTAATAAAACTCAATGTAAATTGCTGGACAAGATGACAACACCCTATTGGAAAAGAAGAAACTGGTATCTCAACGACCCATACCAGAAATACCATGATAGAGTGAACCTGAAAGTGTAA